The following are from one region of the Coffea eugenioides isolate CCC68of chromosome 2, Ceug_1.0, whole genome shotgun sequence genome:
- the LOC113763548 gene encoding peroxidase N1-like, whose translation MEVHSLNKISVIFSFLFFAVGAATLVLGQGTRVGFYAASCPRAESIVQSTVRTHFLSDPKVAPGLLRMHFHDCFVQGCDGSILIDGAGTEKTAPPNLLLRGYEVIDDAKSQLEQACPGVVSCADILALAARDSVVLAGGPGWPVPTGRRDGRVSLASDATNLPGFRDSVDVQKQKFAAKGLDTQDLVALVGGHTIGTVACQFVQYRMYNFNSSVTVDPSISPSFLSQFQSLCPANGDASKRVALDTGSENRFDNSFFGNLQSGRGILESDQMLWTDPSTRTLVQRFLGIRGLLGLTFSAEFARSMVKMSNIGVITGTDGEIRRVCSAIN comes from the exons ATGGAAGTTCACTCCCTTAACAAAATCTCTGTGATCTTTTCGTTTCTGTTTTTCGCAGTGGGTGCTGCAACCTTGGTATTAGGCCAAGGAACGCGAGTTGGGTTCTATGCAGCTTCATGCCCCCGAGCTGAATCAATTGTGCAATCTACAGTGAGAACACATTTTCTGTCCGACCCTAAAGTTGCTCCGGGGTTGCTTAGGATGCATTTCCACGACTGTTTCGTCCAGGGCTGCGACGGTTCTATCCTCATTGACGGTGCAGGCACCGAGAAAACTGCTCCGCCTAATCTTTTGTTGAGAGGATATGAAGTGATTGACGATGCTAAGAGCCAGCTTGAGCAAGCATGCCCTGGTGTCGTTTCTTGTGCAGACATTCTTGCTCTAGCTGCCCGTGACTCTGTTGTGCTG GCTGGTGGACCGGGTTGGCCTGTGCCAACGGGACGTAGAGATGGCCGAGTTTCATTAGCATCCGATGCCACAAATTTGCCAGGATTCAGAGATTCCGTTGATGTTCAAAAGCAAAAGTTTGCTGCAAAAGGTCTCGATACACAAGACCTCGTGGCCCTTGTTG GGGGACACACAATTGGAACGGTAGCTTGCCAATTCGTCCAGTACAGAATGTACAACTTCAATTCCAGCGTGACGGTTGACCCTTCGATCAgtccctcttttctttctcaatTTCAGTCACTTTGTCCGGCAAATGGTGACGCCTCCAAGCGTGTGGCCCTAGACACCGGCAGTGAAAACAGGTTCGACAACTCTTTCTTCGGAAATCTTCAGAGTGGTCGGGGTATCCTAGAATCAGATCAAATGCTGTGGACAGATCCCTCCACCAGAACCCTTGTGCAACGATTTTTAGGGATAAGAGGCTTGCTTGGCTTGACGTTCAGTGCGGAATTTGCAAGGTCCATGGTGAAGATGAGTAACATTGGTGTTATTACAGGCACTGATGGTGAGATTCGCAGAGTCTGCTCGGCTATAAATTGA